Proteins encoded together in one Catalinimonas alkaloidigena window:
- the rhaM gene encoding L-rhamnose mutarotase — protein MQRVAFKMKLFPGHEAEYRRRHDALWPELAQLLKETGIEDYSIFLDSETNTLFGTYKLRPDHTADELPNHPVMKKWWAYMKDLMETNPDQSPVSVPLPEVFYLA, from the coding sequence ATGCAGCGCGTTGCGTTTAAAATGAAACTGTTTCCGGGCCACGAAGCTGAGTACCGGCGGCGGCACGATGCCCTCTGGCCCGAACTGGCCCAACTCCTGAAAGAAACCGGCATCGAAGACTACTCGATTTTTCTGGACTCGGAAACGAACACCCTCTTCGGTACCTACAAATTGCGCCCTGACCATACGGCCGATGAGTTGCCCAACCATCCGGTGATGAAAAAATGGTGGGCCTACATGAAGGACCTGATGGAAACCAACCCCGACCAGTCGCCGGTGAGCGTGCCGCTGCCGGAAGTGTTTTACCTGGCGTAA
- a CDS encoding DUF2911 domain-containing protein codes for MQHIKNVSLWAVALLFSFVTVVQAQDDPSKRPSPPATASGKVKGANITVNYSSPAVKGRTVWGELVPYNEVWRAGANEATTFETDKDIMVEGKALPAGKYSFFTIPGEKEWTIVFNKVAEQWGAYKYDQSEDALRVTVKPKKAKEMHERLAYEVNNKGLVLQWENMEVPVAIK; via the coding sequence ATGCAACACATCAAAAACGTTTCGCTGTGGGCCGTTGCCCTGTTGTTTTCGTTTGTCACCGTGGTCCAGGCGCAAGACGACCCGTCGAAGCGCCCCAGCCCCCCCGCCACGGCATCGGGCAAAGTGAAGGGTGCCAACATCACCGTGAACTACAGCAGCCCGGCCGTAAAAGGACGCACCGTCTGGGGCGAACTGGTACCGTACAACGAAGTATGGCGTGCCGGTGCCAACGAAGCGACTACCTTCGAAACCGACAAAGACATTATGGTAGAAGGCAAGGCGCTGCCCGCCGGGAAGTACAGCTTCTTCACCATTCCTGGTGAAAAAGAGTGGACCATCGTCTTCAACAAAGTGGCCGAACAGTGGGGCGCGTACAAGTACGACCAAAGCGAAGATGCGCTGCGCGTTACGGTGAAGCCGAAGAAAGCAAAAGAGATGCACGAGCGGCTGGCCTACGAAGTCAACAACAAAGGGCTGGTGCTCCAGTGGGAAAACATGGAAGTCCCGGTGGCGATCAAGTAA